In the Calliphora vicina unplaced genomic scaffold, idCalVici1.1 scaffold_79, whole genome shotgun sequence genome, one interval contains:
- the LOC135963037 gene encoding uncharacterized protein LOC135963037, protein MPRLRKTSAAQRRRAMQLALEHYRETNREDDRARNSQMLSQRREIEDYRENERRRDNEYQHLRRSRQSTQFRDMERDRDTLAHSSIRADPEFRELERERDALAHSSRRSDPLIRAEEQRQNTAEHTNRREIPELREPERERDALARSSRREDPENREIERERDALLHSSRRADPEFREAERIRDALAHSSRRANPEYRETERERDVLARSSRREDPENRETERERDALLRSSRREDPEYRETERERDALLRSSRRADPEFREAERERDALSHASRRLDILIRTEEQERNTLLRQESRRIARIHTQELQHMQNCRVRNLRMDPVNRANENLRQGQRNRNNRQTLSPETRIQNLEADARRHVCRILEEFNNNIKNGPTEVCVCCGGLWFPNQIKKLCRNNYAHLSEVFFLADDFPSEDNCYKFCNTCCKIVKDGKIPTICLNKGLHFPDIPNELKDLTALEERFVAPRIPFMRIVSLGYNRQCAVRGAVVNVPIHLDKTVDVLPRNFDETEVIQVHLKRRLEYNHSFMTETIRPRKIIEAARYLVNTELYRKHNISISDDWIDNVGQNEEVLFISNTEDRSVIEDLINENNTHLTDPDEFNPQETLLENIPVENISLERICIAPGQGQRPIDMIFDEDSEELSYPSIYCGVKRTCTATVGKIIKSEARRYDRRCARVDKILYSYKKLELSRVKNSISTCLRKKVGPNQHTAVNMLNEHFVQNLVQHDDGYHILKGIRSSPAHWEGEKKKVLAMIRQFGLPTFFITLSAAESQWPELLVILVKVVQNRVITEEEALNLTTQEKYNLIRLDPITSSRYFDQRIRHLFKHFKSAAGIFGEHKVVKFYWRIEFQQRGSPHVHGIYWMDNAPIFNINDETTFPAVVNFIDTYISTDSTIMEVSNYVSYQKHNHNRTCQREIRGQKICRFHIPYPPLPNTEILLPLPDDIDNNNLENHKKNYEKIHNILNGNLSDDEANRFESFESFLADERVNLTYEEYIFALRSSLKKPRVFLKRSFNDRCINAFNPKILSMQRANMDIQFVLDAYACVSYIVNYINKSNRGVSRLLQEAMNEIQTGNFSIKQRLQHIGNKFISASEVSGQEAAYNILGMHLSQCSSAEVFINTMAPEKRVRILRPRSELAELPDDSTNVFQSNILDHYIQRPDILNDVCLAFFAAYYSFSKKLRRSARFQEDEDDYQENDIDITEVGAPLPLKNNSGYIYKRRNASIIRFPKFSIEVARDEYFRNLVMLYLPWRNEQEEILSNNNEQTCITHKNIIENNRVLFESLKEGELDEILQRIQEEADNIQEQEENINIDDEFRALAIPVVDENINILNIADGNQDNDDENPDGIRIIRLPALISKDELITSVRMLNVKQREYLHHLLRNVLDDVKFHEFISGGAGVGKSRLIKSIYQSVTERFNSVPGSNPDLVKVLLCAPTGKAAFGIGGATLHAMFSLPINQFSGEIRPLSNNVVNSLIAKFMDLKIIIIDEISMVGAKMLGYLDARLKQIFKSTAAFGGISILVFGDLKQLPPVGDRWVFSTNPSNPYGVLAGEGLWNLFKFYELTEIMRQRDDLSFAQALNSMAVGEMDTTQIELIKSRVVENTSIIPSEAIHLFWSNAEADQYNLLRLGQISTNEFTSKSFDVIKSDILATSNRNRILNMVLKMKTSETQGLPGQLKLKTTAKYMMTVNINTSDGLVNGAAGVLMDIELNSQTGNPTILWIMFSDENVGIEARRQKIHPHELSWTPVEKCIIKASVLKSHVLQQEPTLKCEHKMTLKLLHLKFISGRY, encoded by the exons ATGCCTAGACTACGTAAGACATCTGCTGCACAACGTAGGCGCGCAATGCAACTAGCTTTAGAGCACTATCGCGAAACAAATCGTGAAGATGATAGAGCCCGTAATTCGCAAATGCTATCACAGCGTAGGGAAATTGAAGATTATAGGGAAAACGAGCGTCGTCGAGATAATGAATATCAACATTTAAGACGATCAAGACAAAGCACGCAATTCAGAGATATGGAACGTGATCGAGATACCCTAGCACATTCCTCTATACGCGCAGATCCCGAATTTAGAGAATTAGAACGTGAACGGGATGCCTTAGCGCATTCTTCTAGACGTTCGGATCCCCTTATTCGCGCAGAAGAACAAAGACAAAATACAGCGGAACATACAAACCGACGAGAAATACCTGAGCTAAGAGAACCAGAGCGAGAACGGGATGCATTAGCACGTTCTTCTAGACGCGAAGATCCCGAAAACCGAGAAATAGAACGTGAACGTGATGCATTACTACATTCTTCTAGACGCGCAGATCCCGAGTTTAGAGAAGCAGAGCGAATACGGGATGCCCTAGCCCATTCCTCAAGACGCGCAAATCCAGAATACAGGGAAACAGAACGTGAACGTGATGTATTAGCACGTTCTTCTAGACGCGAAGATCCCGAAAACCGAGAAACAGAACGTGAACGCGATGCATTACTACGTTCTTCTAGACGCGAAGATCCCGAATACCGAGAAACAGAACGTGAACGTGATGCATTACTACGTTCTTCTAGACGCGCAGATCCCGAATTTAGAGAAGCAGAGCGTGAACGGGATGCCTTATCACACGCCTCCAGACGATTAGATATTCTAATACGCACAGAAGAGCAAGAGCGAAATACATTATTGCGCCAAGAATCTCGCAGAATTGCAAGAATTCACACTCAGGAATTACAACATATGCAAAATTGTCGCGTTCGAAATCTTCGAATGGATCCAGTTAACAGAGCGAATGAAAACTTAAGACAAGGTCAAAGAAATAGGAATAATAGGCAAACACTCTCCCCCGAAACAAGAATACAAAATTTAGAAGCAGATGCACGAAGACATGTTTGCAGAATATTGGaagaatttaataataacaTAAAGAATGGGCCTACAGAAGTCTGTGTTTGTTGTGGCGGACTATGGTTCCCGAaccaaataaagaaattatgcAGAAATAACTACGCGCACTTATCTGAAGTTTTCTTTTTGGCAGATGATTTTCCTTCTGAAGataactgttataaattttgcaATACATGTTGCAAAATTGTTAAAGATGGAAAAATACCcactatttgtttaaataagggATTACATTTCCCAGATATTCCTAATGAATTAAAAGACTTAACAGCATTGGAAGAAAGATTTGTGGCTCCGCGAATCCCATTCATGAGAATAGTATCTCTGGGATATAATCGGCAATGCGCTGTTAGAGGAGCAGTTGTAAACGTTCCAATTCATCTCGATAAAACTGTTGATGTGCTACCACGAAATTTTGACGAGACAGAAGTCATTCAAGTTCATCTCAAAAGGAGATTAGAATATAATCACAGTTTTATGACTGAAACAATTAGACCAAGGAAAATAATAGAGGCTGCAAGATACTTGGTTAATACGGAATTATATAGAAAGCACAACATAAGTATTTCCGATGATTGGATAGATAATGTGGGACAAAATGAAGAAGTTCTTTTTATATCAAATACTGAAGACCGCAGTGTAATTGAGgatttaataaatgaaaataatacacatTTAACTGATCCCGACGAATTTAATCCTCAGGAAACGCTTTTGGAAAACATTCCAGTGGAAAATATATCATTGGAACGGATTTGTATTGCTCCTGGCCAAGGACAGAGGCCAATAGATATGATTTTTGATGAAGACTCTGAAGAGCTATCTTATCCATCGATATACTGTGGAGTTAAAAGGACATGCACTGCAACAGtaggaaaaattattaaatccgAGGCAAGACGCTACGATAGAAGATGTGCACGCGTAGACAAGATTTTATATTCTTATAAAAAGTTGGAATTATCACGTGTAAAAAATAGCATATCGACATGTTTGAGGAAAAAAGTAGGACCTAACCAACATACGGCTGTAAACATGTTAAATGAGCATTTTGTACAAAACCTAGTACAACACGATGATGGGTATCATATATTAAAAGGAATTCGATCTTCTCCTGCACACTGGGAAGGGgagaagaaaaaagttttagCAATGATACGACAATTTGGTTTGCCAACTTTTTTCATAACGTTGTCTGCCGCTGAATCGCAATGGCCTGAATTGCTAGTTATTTTAGTCAAAGTAGTCCAAAATAGAGTTATTACTGAAGAAGAGGCCTTAAATCTTACCACGcaggaaaaatataatttaatacgaCTTGATCCAATAACATCTTCACGATATTTCGACCAAAGAATACGACATctcttcaaacattttaaaagtgcTGCAGGAATATTTGGTGAACATAAAGTTGTCAAATTCTATTGGAGAATAGAATTTCAACAAAGAGGATCTCCACATGTTCACGGCATATACTGGATGGATAATGCgccaatatttaatataaatgatgAGACTACTTTTCCAGCAGTAGTTAATTTCATTGACACCTACATATCAACAGATTCAACAATAATGGAAGTATCTAATtatgtttcatatcaaaaacaTAATCACAACAGAACGTGTCAAAGAGAAATACGTGGACAAAAGATATGTAGATTTCATATCCCGTATCCACCTCTGCCAAATACGGAAATTCTCCTCCCACTTCCAGATGACATAGACaataataatttggaaaatcataaaaaaaactatgaaaaaattcataacattttgaatggaaatttatcAGATGATGAAGCAAATCGATTTGAATCTTTCGAAAGTTTCTTGGCAGACGAAAGGGTTAACTTAACATATGAGGAATATATTTTTGCATTAAGATCTTCATTAAAAAAGCCAAGAGTGTTTTTAAAAAGGTCTTTTAACGATAGATGCATTAATGCGTTTAACCCTAAAATATTATCCATGCAAAGAGCAAATATGGACATTCAATTTGTACTGGATGCATATGCATGTGTGTCGTACATTgtaaattacataaataaatcaaaCAGAGGAGTTTCAAGACTATTACAAGAGGCAATGAATGAAATACAGACTGGAAATTTTAGCATCAAACAAAGACTTCAGCATATCGGAAACAAATTTATATCTGCCTCGGAAGTTTCCGGACAAGAAGCTGCATACAATATCCTAGGAATGCATCTGTCGCAATGCAGTAGTGCTGAAGTGTTTATAAATACTATGGCACCAGAAAAAAGGGTCCGAATTTTGAGACCTAGATCCGAACTTGCGGAATTACCTGATGATTCAACAAATGTATTTCAAAGCAATATCTTGGATCATTACATTCAACGACCGGATATATTAAATGATGTTTGCTTAGCGTTCTTTGCAGCTTATTACTCATTTTCAAAGAAACTTCGAAGAAGTGCACGTTTTCAAGAAGATGAAGATGACTACCAAGAAAATGACATCGATATTACTGAAGTAGGAGCCCCACttccattaaaaaacaattctgGGTATATATATAAGAGAAGAAATGCCAGCATTATTAGATTTCCAAAATTTAGTATTGAAGTAGCAAGAGATGAATATTTTCGAAATCTTGTTATGCTTTATTTGCCATGGCGTAATGAACAGGAAGAAATATTAAGTAATAATAATGAGCAGACATGCATTACccacaaaaatataattgaaaataatcgAGTATTATTCGAAAGTCTAAAAGAAGGAGAACTAGATGAAATTCTTCAACGAATTCAAGAAGAAGCTGATAATATACAGGAACAGGAAgagaatattaatattgatgatgAGTTTAGAGCATTAGCAATTCCTGTAGTAGacgaaaatataaatatattaaatattgcaGATGGAAATCAagataatgatgatgaaaatCCAGATGGTATTCGAATAATCAGATTACCTGCTTTAATAAGTAAAGATGAATTAATAACGTCTGTCAGAATGTTGAATGTAAAGCAACGGGAGTATTTACATCATTTATTGCGAAATGTTTTAGACGATGTTAAATTCCACGAATTTATAAGTGGAGGTGCAGGCGTTGGAAAAAGTAGACTGATTAAATCTATATATCAGTCAGTAACAGAACGGTTCAACTCTGTTCCAGGATCTAATCCGGATTTAGTTAAAGTTTTACTGTGTGCTCCAACTGGAAAAGCTGCATTTGGCATAGGAGGAGCTACATTACACGCCATGTTCTCATTGCCAATTAATCAGTTTTCCGGAGAAATTCGCCCTCTCAGCAACAATGTTGTGAATTCATTAATAGCGAAGTTCATGGACTTGAAGATTATAATAATTGACGAAATTTCAATGGTAGGCGCCAAAATGTTAGGATATTTGGATGCCAGATTAAAACAAATCTTCAAAAGTACAGCCGCTTTCGGAGGAATATCGATATTAGTATTTGGAGACCTAAAACAATTACCTCCTGTTGGTGACAGATGGGTTTTTAGTACAAATCCATCAAATCCATATGGTGTTTTAGCCGGAGAAGGCCTATGGAATCTCTTCAAGTTTTACGAATTAACAGAAATAATGAGACAACGGGATGATCTCAGTTTTGCACAGGCGCTAAACTCAATGGCTGTTGGAGAAATGGATACAACGCAAATTGAACTTATAAAGTCACGAGTTGTAGAGAATACTTCAATTATCCCATCGGAAGCAATACATTTGTTTTGGTCAAATGCTGAAGCTGACCAATACAACTTATTACGGTTAGGACAAATTTCGACAAATGAATTCACATCAAAGTCTTTTGATGTTATTAAGTCCGATATTTTAGCAACATCAAATCGAAATCGAATTCTTAATATGGTGTTAAAGATGAAAACTTCCGAAACACAAGGACTTCCCGGgcagttaaaattaaaaacaactgcTAAATACATGAtgactgtaaatataaatacaagtgATGGACTTGTAAATGGAGCTGCTGGAGTTTTAATGGAcatagaattaaatagtcagACTGGAAATCCGACAATACTTTGGATTATGTTCTCTGATGAAAATGTAGGCATTGAAGCCCGTCGACAAAAAATACATCCTCATGAGCTATCTTGGACACCAGTCGAAAAATGT ataattaaagcCTCGGTCTTGAAGTCACATGTCTTGCAGCAAGAACCCACACTCAAGTGTGAGCATAAAATGACATTAAAGTTGTTGCATTTAAAGTTTATAAGTGGCAGATATTAA
- the LOC135963040 gene encoding uncharacterized protein LOC135963040: MTGRNSFRFQSDWLHKTEFKGWLVRIKDGENDAAFCKLCNKRLMCHKPVLSRHLNTNFHKAAAAAIKSTPNITIALNSSNSNKEAVKRAELKIVGLLATNNLAFRLVDDLVPILKSSFQDSDILKQVSLHRTKATALMKNVLGPDFSQELYTKLKNTVFSIIIDETTDISTTKQIAFTVIFYNDDTSSIQYSFFDFKECESSTAKDIFNLLKSTITEKGIPFQNLVGFASDTPNVMFGQYNSVAKFLKNEKPDIAVIKCSCHLIHLVASKACLKLPTYLEDLLRNLGSYFNRSYIRQKKLEEFQEYFQTGVHKILSPAITRWLSIHCCVKRVLEQFEPLRSFLRLEVFEDPSKVTETMLHSLDDPKTKIYFEFLSYALGILVSFNVLFQSEKPILYKMKNEVINILQTYYSNYIKMDVLKSKCIWQINESDENLFSSLNDIYIGVAAYESLSQISTTEKTIILQNCREFYIEAIHQIKSRFDFSDPIYSIVDIVNPKNAQNFEPKSLTLFTKRFPLFDIDLQQLDNEWRQNALLDIVKFELNGSLEPEAYWLKVFKLKNSLGDSLFPNLQKVINFILILPFSNASAERIFSNLKNCKTDLRNKMSSETLASIFFTNEGIRRNGNENYEPSQEMCKKKWKF, from the coding sequence ATGACGGGAAGAAATAGCTTTAGATTTCAATCTGATTGGCTACATAAAACCGAATTTAAAGGCTGGCTGGTAAGGATAAAAGATGGTGAAAATGACGCAGCATTTTGTAAGCTGTGTAACAAAAGATTAATGTGCCATAAGCCAGTTTTATCAAGGcatttaaacacaaattttcaCAAAGCTGCTGCTGCCGCCATTAAATCAACTCCAAATATTACCATTGCTTTAAATAGCTCAAATTCAAACAAAGAAGCCGTTAAAagagcagaattaaaaatagttggctTATTAGCCACAAACAATTTGGCATTTAGGTTGGTAGATGACCTTGTTCCAATACTAAAATCATCTTTTCAAGACTCcgatatattaaaacaagttagCCTCCATAGAACAAAAGCAACGGCcttaatgaaaaatgttttaggCCCGGATTTTTCTCAAGAGCTGTatacgaaattaaaaaatacagttttttcaATTATAATAGATGAAACAACTGATATaagcacaacaaaacaaattgcctttactgtaattttttataatgatgATACATCCAGTATTCAATAttccttttttgattttaaggaATGTGAATCCTCCACCGCAAAAGATATTTTTAATCTTCTAAAGAGTACAATAACTGAAAAAGGTattccatttcaaaatttagtaGGATTTGCTTCCGATACACCCAATGTTATGTTTGGTCAGTACAATTCTGtggccaaatttttaaaaaatgagaaGCCGGATATAGCAGTAATAAAATGCTCTTGCCATTTAATCCACTTAGTAGCTTCGAAGGCCTGCCTAAAACTACCAACATATTTGGAAGATTTGCTGCGCAACTTGGGTTCATATTTTAATAGAAGTTATATTCGGCAAAAAAAACTAGAAGAGTTTCAAGAGTACTTCCAAACTGGAGTACATAAAATATTATCACCAGCAATTACCAGGTGGCTTTCAATACATTGTTGTGTTAAACGAGTTTTGGAACAGTTTGAGCCTTTAAGAAGTTTCTTAAGACTCGAAGTTTTTGAAGATCCATCAAAAGTAACCGAAACTATGCTTCATTCATTAGACGacccaaaaactaaaatttattttgaatttttgtcatATGCTTTaggtattttagtttcatttaaTGTCCTTTTTCAATCAGAAAAaccaattttatacaaaatgaagAACGAAGttataaatatattgcaaacatattattcaaattatataaaGATGGACGTTTTGAAGTCAAAATGTATATGGCAAATCAATGAATCAGATGAAAACctattttcaagtttaaatgATATTTATATTGGAGTTGCTGCATATGAATCATTATCTCAAATTTCTACTacagaaaaaacaataattctTCAAAATTGTAGGGAGTTTTACATAGAGGCAATTCATCAAATAAAGTCAAGATTTGACTTTAGTGATCCAATTTACTCTATTGTAGATATTGTAAATCCCAAAAATGCTCAAAATTTTGAACCAAAATCGCTAACCCTATTTACAAAAAGATTTCCGTTATTCGATATAGATTTGCAACAACTCGACAATGAGTGGCGACAGAATGCTCTATTAGACATCGTCAAATTTGAACTTAATGGAAGTTTAGAACCAGAAGCGTACTGgcttaaagtttttaaattaaaaaattccttgGGAGATAGTTTGTTTCCGAATTTACAAAAagtcattaattttattttaattttaccatTCTCAAATGCTTCTGCCGAAAGGATATtcagtaatttaaaaaattgcaaaacagATTTGAGAAATAAGATGTCTTCTGAAACTTTAgcatcaattttttttacaaatgaaGGAATTCGGAGAAATGGTAATGAAAACTATGAACCTAGTCAGgaaatgtgcaaaaaaaaatggaaattttga